ATAAACAAAAACCTTGTCTCTTACACTATCATGCCTTGAAATTTACTTTTTCAAAGGAAAACTAGTTTAGCAGCAACGTTCAAAGATTGGAACAAATCAGATGTACCTTCTTTTGTCTGCATGACTTTGTGAGATCAAAAGAGAGGGCTTTGTTTCCACTTGTTTTCTACTAGCCTGCCATGTGTTGTCACTTAAAATGGTtgccttaaaaagaaaatgtagaaatacTAATTACCAGTGAGTAATCATCCAAATAAgtatgttataaaataaattacttatttttctttcagggAATTCCAATGACTGTTATGTTGCACTAGCCATGTTTATGGTCTCTGTTCTGGAGTCTTAAATGAAGGACACACAACAGTATAACAGAAAGGAGTTATGTTCTAGACCTGAGTTTTACAAGGAACAGACTCCAGACACCGTGGATTTAGCCAAGTTCGTACATAAAGGTGGTAACTTGTGTAGATCTTCTGACAAATCCTAGTGTTAGTCTTATTTATGGAAGAAAGACATCTAATAAACTGTTTGGGAAGCTTGGTTATTGAATAGAGATTCATTTTCAATCGGAATAACCATACTTTTTTAAGTTACCGTTCAGCATATAGCTGTGGAATGTGTAGAGACTTTCCTTGGGGATgcacttaacatttttatttactgcTTCTTTTCTAGTTTTGCCCAGAATGTGTGAAACCACTACAGACGTTCATGAGTATGACATACTCCTGGTTTGGAAAAGACAAGACCCCCTCCCCCATTTATGGCAGGGTCAACCCACAAAGCTAATGCCATGGATTATAACTGCCTTTTCTTTGGACTAGTTACAACCTGTACGAATAAGGTAGTTGTTAAAAAAGCTTAAAATCCAGGTTCAAAGTAGTTTCATTTTACAAGAAAGAAGTTTTAGTCTGACTGGAAATTAAGTGCTCAAACTGCCATTCTTCAGGTAGCTACTCGACAGATTCTGTGTCTTCCTACTCTCCAGTTTCATTGGGCTTATACCACTGCCATTTGATTTGAAatgtttcagggcttccctggtggctcagctgataaagaatctgcctgcagtgcgggagacctgggtttgatccctgggttgggaagatcccctggagaagggaaaggctacccactccagtattctggcctggagaattccatggactgtacagtccataaggtcacaaggagtcggatatgactgggcaactttcacatcacttcacttcagacGCTTTATCTGTGAATGTGTTCCAGTGTTTACCAGCCACCTTCTAGTGGCTTCAGCaccagtgtgattttttttttttttttttttctttttaagtgccATCGCCATCTCCTCTGTTCAGATTTTTACattcaggaaaatattttcatttttatgccatACTGAAACCTACAATGTATATCTGACAAAGCAGTTAAATGTGACAATAAAAActtaatcatgaaaaaaaaagaaacctgtgtCCTATGGGAAATACCAACTTGGCTTTTTTGGTTTATTTagtttgtttctgattttgtgtTTTACCCCAAATAATATTTACCAGTCATGCCTCTGAATGCTTGTAATTTCCCACATTTATATGTCCCCTCATTAAGTTAAAATTTTGTTGGTGTTTCTTCTCACTCTTTAGAGAGATTTACCAAACTGACACAATGGAGAGCTGGATGCCtaagaacaaagataaaatattaacttGTGTGGGGAGACTTTAACTCCAAAAGTTAGTTAGAACTAGAGAACTTTCTAGAAAGAACTTGGCTGGACTATGCTATgatcaggctccctgtcctttgTGGGAGGGGTCAACAGTCTGCAATAAAAGTctttcctcccacctccagtgcagtttattgtatgtcagttaagcctcaataaagctgctttaaaaaaaatgaaaaaagtctgTTTCTCTTTACTGTTTTACTTTGCTCTATATAGCTCCTGTATCACGGGAGTCTTTTACAATAACATAGACTTTATGTATTCTTGagtaataagttaaataaaaaagtgtaagaatttgaaaaaaaaaaaatctccccatcCACATTATCGTTTGGCTCACACTCACCAGAACCTATGGAGCCCTAGCTCCATCCTAAGTTCTCTCTGTCCACTGAGGAGGCATTAAGTAGGCAGAAGAGttgaaaaggaatgatataaagTGGGCAAGGAACAAACAGGATAGGGGAGACAGGGCCCATTGTAACTGAAGAACTGGAGTCTGATTTTTCTGACACACCTCCCCAGGAACTATTAGAACCCCAAAGCACATGATTTTGGCCTTATGACTGGGTTGGGAGTGTTCTAGAGGAGGATAATGTTAGTCTCCTGTCTAGCCAGCAAGAGAAGGAAGTCTACTACAGTGAAAGGAATACCAGACTTTATGGCTTTGTCCATAGCTATGTAAGTGTAAGGAATTCACTCAAGTTTTTGAGATCTTTGATTCCCTTTGTGCAAATGTGTGGGTTGGACAGCACGAATTTTAAGGACCCTCTTCTTAGCACAATAACACCACTTCTAGACTTGAGGCATACACAAATCACAGCAGAAACTTTATTAGAAATGTCAAATACATTCACAGAAGCTACTCTTCAAATCTCCACCTGCTCAAGCTGCCGATGATCAGTCTGAAGAGATGATTAGGGACCAGAAGCACTCCCTCCAAGGATGAGCAGTAACAGCATCAGCAGTAGCTTTAACTTCCAAACTGAAGTGTGAAGCCACGTGGCCCCATTGTCAATCTTTCGGGTCGAGATGGACATGGAGGGGCAAGTTTCCTTCACCCACAGGGGTCCTATTTTAAAGACCCCAGACATCAGCTTGCAACCAATGATCGATGTACAGCCTTTGATCTCCAAaagtgagttgacatttcctgtGGAACAAGGATGGGGCGACACACAGATGTTTGAGGAAATCAGAGAGGAATCCAGTCCTCACCTCATTTCTGGAACTCAGTGTCAGAACCTCTTAGGCTACACGCAGATGCCTGAGGTTTTCTGGCCTCTGAAACCATCAGATGTTCAGCTTACCTTCAGAGACCTGAAGTTTCCCCTGATAGCATCGATCTGTATTGTTGGGGCAGGCAACAGAGGGAGCATTCAAACAGGACCCCAGAGCCAGACAGGTTGGGCAGTGGAGGCTTGTTGTCCCTTTGGTTTCTGAAGAGTGAAAAGAGAGAAAGTTAAGGATGTGTCCTGCCTCTGGAGTTCTCTCTCCTTGCTGCCTTCTCTTCCTCGAGTCTTTCCTGCTGATGCCTCTCTACTCAAGGCCTGTTACTAccacctccccatccctctcCAACTGATTTCTGTGTTGTCAAAACACAATCCAACATGACTTCCAAACTTTGTATAGGTGTGGAGGTACAGATAAACAAAGGACACAGTTCCTGCCATCTAGGAGCATTGCCCTGAAAGAGACAGACATGTAAGTAATTAACTACCATACAACTCTGTGGGCACTGTGGCCACGGTATGGTACCAAAGAAATGGAAGAACGCTTAATTATCTAAAATAATTTGGTTGAATTTTTTCCCAGAATGGACACCTCAGTTGAGATGGAGGAAGAACAGAGGTTAGTTGTGTGAAATGGGGGTTGCATGAGGGTAAAAAAGCCAACAGCAAGGACAGTGGCCTGAGACCTGGAAGTGTGAGCTGGCTTGGTGGATTTGGAAATTTTGAGAAATCACCAGGTGTTGATATTCAGCTGGCAGGCACAGACAGGCAGGGCTGGACTGTTTTTTATAGCCAGCATCCATTCTGATTGGTCAGCACCATCTCCATTGTTAAGTATTTTGAATCCTGCCCTAGCTAAAACACAATAAAtgagagagggaagagaagaaaatgacctGAAAAGGTAGGTGTGGCCAGGTTACTGTAGACTTTGAGGACAAATGCAGGAACTGAGCTGTGGCCACATGGCAATGGGGAAGCTGGAGCAGTTAGACCGCCACCAGCCTGCTCAGAAACCTCCACTGACATCTTATTGCTTAATAAACCCCATATCCACTTTACACTGCAGCCTTCACTGATGTCCTCTGCTCGGAGTACACTGTTTACAGTACTCCAAGGTGACAatttagaaaaagagagacaagcAAAAGGTCTGAGGTCCTTTTGTGTATGGCCCACTTGAACCTAAACCAAGTAAGAACACAAAGAAGGAAGCCTCCCGTTTTCTTTTCCGGAGTGTATAGAGTTTCCCTTAGCACCCATCTCTTCCCTCGCAGGGTACCTTCTTCAGTCTCTTGTATATTCCATATATCATATAATCCCTCTCTGTTATTGCAAAAGGGATCCTCGCAGTAGTTACTGTAGGAGATTGCAGCTAGACTGGGGGCTGCAGTGT
The nucleotide sequence above comes from Bos indicus x Bos taurus breed Angus x Brahman F1 hybrid chromosome 18, Bos_hybrid_MaternalHap_v2.0, whole genome shotgun sequence. Encoded proteins:
- the TEX101 gene encoding testis-expressed protein 101; this translates as MGACHFQGLLLLFLVGAPTLIMAQKLFCQKGTFMGIQEDATNMFNWTSEKVEACDNGTLCQETILLIKTAGTKTAILATKSCSLDGTPAITFIQHTAAPSLAAISYSNYCEDPFCNNREGLYDIWNIQETEEETKGTTSLHCPTCLALGSCLNAPSVACPNNTDRCYQGKLQVSEGNVNSLLEIKGCTSIIGCKLMSGVFKIGPLWVKETCPSMSISTRKIDNGATWLHTSVWKLKLLLMLLLLILGGSASGP